One Oxobacter pfennigii DNA segment encodes these proteins:
- the hisB gene encoding imidazoleglycerol-phosphate dehydratase HisB, with product MRRRCKSIERKTKETDISIEIAVEGSGNIEVDTGIGFFDHMLISFLTHGNFDGNIKVSGDKHVDYHHSVEDTGIVLGMAFAGAIEDKNGIKRFGTYFVPMDEALAMASVDISGRPYLVFDCNFPAQKIGDMDTELFIEFFRAFAFNFGITLHIKLMYGSNSHHIAEAVFKAAARAIRKALTLDSSIDAIPSTKGVL from the coding sequence ATGCGGCGAAGGTGTAAATCCATAGAGAGAAAAACCAAAGAAACGGATATAAGTATTGAAATTGCCGTTGAAGGAAGCGGAAATATTGAAGTAGATACAGGTATCGGTTTTTTTGACCATATGCTTATAAGCTTTTTAACTCATGGCAATTTTGACGGAAATATAAAGGTTTCAGGTGACAAGCATGTTGATTATCACCATTCAGTAGAGGATACGGGAATAGTATTGGGAATGGCCTTTGCAGGTGCGATAGAAGATAAAAATGGGATAAAAAGATTCGGGACTTACTTTGTTCCCATGGATGAAGCACTGGCAATGGCAAGTGTTGATATAAGCGGAAGGCCTTACCTGGTATTTGACTGCAATTTCCCGGCACAAAAGATAGGGGATATGGATACGGAGTTATTTATAGAATTTTTCAGAGCCTTTGCATTTAATTTTGGAATTACATTGCATATTAAGCTAATGTACGGCAGCAACAGCCACCATATAGCCGAGGCGGTATTTAAAGCAGCAGCCCGTGCCATAAGAAAAGCCCTGACTTTAGATTCTTCAATTGATGCCATACCTTCAACGAAAGGTGTATTATGA
- the hisC gene encoding histidinol-phosphate transaminase has translation MSYDVKDAVKKLKPYNAESIRPKTMLDSNENPYEPSKIILNNIKERLNSLLLNRYPDPRAYKLCGKLAQYASNGIGADNIMVGAGSDELINIIVSAYLGKGNTIFVPTPTFSMYGIYTLINEGRVYEYKRDDDFNINMDEMIEEVKKVKPKLVVLCNPNNPTGTLTPKEDVIKLIENSGSMVILDEAYYEFSDMTIVDLIDKYDNLIVLRTLSKAWGMAGIRLGYLVAKNKIVDELLKVKSPYNVNAVTQEIASIILDYPELMTENITKIIKEKEFMLENLYSIDNMKIYNTYGNFILVKAPDAEEIYSKLMDKGVAIRIFKGSNELSNCLRITVGTREENQFVIKSFKDWRCYNAAKV, from the coding sequence ATGTCATATGATGTTAAAGATGCAGTAAAAAAACTTAAGCCATATAATGCGGAATCAATAAGACCAAAGACAATGCTGGATTCCAACGAAAATCCATATGAGCCTTCAAAAATCATTTTAAATAATATAAAGGAACGGCTAAATTCCCTTTTGCTGAACAGATATCCCGACCCCAGGGCATATAAATTATGTGGAAAGCTTGCGCAATATGCATCCAACGGAATAGGTGCAGACAATATCATGGTAGGTGCCGGCTCCGATGAGCTTATTAATATAATTGTAAGTGCCTATCTAGGCAAGGGGAACACCATCTTTGTCCCAACTCCGACATTCTCAATGTATGGAATATATACCTTAATTAATGAAGGCAGGGTTTATGAGTATAAAAGGGATGATGATTTCAATATCAATATGGATGAAATGATTGAAGAAGTAAAGAAAGTAAAGCCTAAGCTTGTGGTATTGTGCAATCCCAATAATCCCACGGGAACTTTGACTCCCAAGGAGGATGTAATAAAGCTTATAGAAAACAGCGGCTCCATGGTCATTTTAGATGAGGCATATTATGAATTTTCCGATATGACAATTGTTGATTTAATTGACAAATATGATAATCTGATTGTCTTAAGAACCCTTTCTAAAGCCTGGGGAATGGCGGGAATACGTTTAGGTTATCTGGTTGCCAAAAATAAAATAGTTGATGAATTATTAAAGGTAAAATCTCCTTATAACGTAAATGCAGTAACACAGGAGATAGCCTCCATAATACTTGATTATCCTGAGTTAATGACAGAAAATATCACAAAAATAATAAAAGAAAAGGAATTCATGTTAGAAAACCTGTATTCCATAGACAATATGAAGATTTACAATACTTACGGAAATTTTATACTCGTAAAGGCTCCTGATGCCGAGGAAATTTACTCAAAGCTCATGGATAAGGGCGTTGCCATAAGAATTTTTAAAGGCAGCAACGAACTTTCAAATTGCTTAAGGATAACTGTAGGTACAAGAGAAGAAAACCAGTTTGTCATAAAAAGCTTTAAAGATTGGCGGTGTTATAATGCGGCGAAGGTGTAA
- the glyA gene encoding serine hydroxymethyltransferase has protein sequence MLNEVLKTDQEIYECIKNEMDRQQHHIELIASENFTSKAVMEAQGTQLTNKYAEGYPGKRYYGGCEFVDVAENIARDRLKEIFGGDHVNVQPHSGSQANMGVYFTILEPGDTVLGMNLAHGGHLTHGSPVNFSGKIYNFHSYGINKDTGMLDYDELRNVAKSIKPKLIVAGASAYPRIIDFKLIKEICDEVGAYFMVDMAHIAGLVAAGLHPNPVPYADFVTTTTHKTLRGPRGGAIICKEKFAKDLDKAIFPGIQGGPLMHVIAAKAVCFKEALSPEFRKYQEQVVKNAKAIADELIRYDFNLVSGGTDNHLILVDLRNKGITGKDAENLLGKVNITVNKNAIPFDTESPFITSGIRIGSPAVTTRGFVEEDMIEIASIINGIIQYRDKDLSAYKDRVIKLCKAHPLY, from the coding sequence ATGCTTAACGAAGTTTTAAAAACTGATCAGGAAATTTATGAGTGTATAAAAAATGAGATGGACAGGCAGCAGCATCATATTGAGCTTATAGCTTCCGAGAATTTTACCAGCAAGGCAGTAATGGAAGCCCAGGGTACACAATTAACAAACAAATACGCTGAGGGCTACCCAGGGAAAAGATATTACGGCGGCTGTGAATTTGTAGATGTGGCAGAAAATATAGCAAGAGACAGGCTCAAAGAAATATTTGGAGGAGATCATGTAAATGTTCAGCCTCATTCAGGTTCCCAGGCAAATATGGGGGTTTATTTTACAATCCTGGAGCCGGGAGATACAGTTCTCGGAATGAATCTCGCCCATGGCGGACATCTCACCCATGGAAGCCCTGTTAACTTTTCAGGAAAAATATACAATTTCCATTCATATGGAATAAATAAGGACACGGGAATGCTTGATTATGATGAGTTGAGAAATGTTGCAAAATCAATTAAGCCCAAGCTTATCGTTGCAGGCGCCAGCGCTTATCCCCGTATAATAGATTTTAAGCTTATAAAGGAAATATGTGATGAAGTAGGGGCATATTTTATGGTTGATATGGCTCATATTGCAGGATTAGTGGCTGCAGGGCTTCATCCAAATCCGGTACCCTATGCGGATTTTGTAACAACCACAACCCATAAAACCTTAAGAGGCCCCCGCGGAGGCGCTATAATCTGCAAGGAAAAATTTGCAAAGGATTTAGACAAGGCTATTTTTCCAGGAATTCAGGGCGGACCTTTAATGCATGTTATCGCAGCAAAGGCTGTGTGCTTCAAAGAGGCATTGTCTCCTGAATTCAGGAAATATCAGGAACAGGTTGTTAAAAATGCAAAGGCAATTGCCGACGAACTTATAAGATATGATTTTAATTTGGTTTCAGGAGGTACAGATAACCACCTGATACTCGTTGATTTAAGAAATAAAGGCATTACAGGAAAAGATGCGGAAAATCTTTTGGGGAAGGTTAATATAACCGTTAATAAAAATGCCATTCCTTTTGATACCGAAAGCCCATTTATAACAAGCGGCATAAGAATAGGTTCCCCTGCCGTTACAACAAGAGGCTTTGTTGAAGAAGACATGATAGAAATTGCAAGCATTATAAACGGAATTATACAGTACAGGGATAAAGACTTATCTGCCTATAAGGACAGAGTTATCAAGCTTTGCAAAGCACACCCGCTTTATTGA
- the hisG gene encoding ATP phosphoribosyltransferase has protein sequence MRYLTIALAKGRISDECTEMLESTGLNCSEMKIESRKLIFTDEKNKVKFILVKPADVPTYVEYGSSDIGIVGKDVLLEEARDLYEPLDLGFGICRMAVAGPYNLDFKSKKAYKVATKFPNISARYFSSVGMDVKIIKLSGSVELAPLIGLSDVIVDLVQTGSTLRENGLEIKEVIADISARVVVNKASMKLENKRIIDIIERLQSVVKRS, from the coding sequence ATGCGGTATCTTACAATAGCCCTTGCAAAGGGAAGAATAAGCGATGAATGTACAGAAATGCTGGAAAGCACAGGTCTTAACTGCAGTGAAATGAAAATTGAGTCCAGGAAACTGATTTTCACAGATGAGAAGAATAAAGTAAAATTCATATTGGTCAAGCCTGCAGATGTACCAACATATGTAGAATATGGAAGTTCCGATATAGGTATCGTAGGAAAGGATGTGCTGTTGGAAGAAGCCAGGGACTTATATGAGCCCTTGGATTTAGGCTTTGGAATATGCCGCATGGCAGTGGCAGGCCCCTATAACTTGGATTTTAAAAGTAAAAAGGCATATAAGGTCGCAACAAAATTTCCCAATATATCTGCCAGGTATTTTTCATCCGTTGGTATGGATGTAAAGATAATAAAGCTTTCAGGCTCGGTGGAATTAGCTCCGTTAATCGGGCTTTCAGATGTGATAGTTGACCTTGTACAAACGGGCTCCACCTTAAGGGAAAACGGACTTGAGATTAAAGAAGTTATTGCAGACATAAGTGCCAGGGTGGTAGTCAATAAGGCCAGTATGAAGCTTGAAAATAAAAGAATCATAGATATAATCGAAAGACTTCAGAGTGTTGTTAAGAGGAGTTGA
- a CDS encoding metal-sensitive transcriptional regulator: MEGDKMKADIKNRLNRIEGQIRGIHRMIDNDEGCTDVLVQIAAVRSAINKVGGLILENYTKDCIKGSICNQEGMNSIDELIEVVLKFMK; the protein is encoded by the coding sequence ATGGAAGGCGATAAAATGAAGGCAGATATAAAAAACAGATTGAATAGAATCGAAGGTCAAATCAGGGGCATACACAGGATGATAGATAATGACGAAGGCTGTACCGATGTACTGGTTCAGATAGCTGCAGTCAGGTCTGCCATCAATAAAGTAGGCGGCCTTATACTTGAAAACTACACCAAGGATTGCATTAAAGGCAGTATTTGCAATCAGGAAGGTATGAATTCAATAGATGAACTCATAGAAGTGGTATTGAAATTCATGAAATAA
- a CDS encoding VOC family protein → MTGVEIDMVVTDSIKALELYEKIFEVERVEVTAFPKGQNEAVFTIYGVRFHMLDENPEFQLIAPKPDNPQSIWFNILVPDIKETYNKAMGAGCIEVQPVTEMADYGVANAIFSDEFGYLWMLHQIHKVVSFEDRVKLWEDRKES, encoded by the coding sequence ATGACAGGTGTAGAAATTGATATGGTGGTAACCGACAGCATAAAAGCTTTGGAGCTTTACGAAAAGATATTTGAAGTTGAAAGGGTGGAAGTCACAGCCTTTCCTAAAGGCCAAAACGAGGCTGTCTTTACCATATATGGTGTACGCTTTCATATGCTGGATGAAAACCCGGAATTTCAGTTAATTGCACCAAAACCCGATAATCCTCAATCCATATGGTTCAACATTTTAGTACCGGATATCAAAGAAACTTACAATAAAGCTATGGGGGCAGGATGTATTGAAGTTCAGCCCGTAACGGAAATGGCGGACTATGGGGTGGCAAATGCAATTTTCAGCGATGAATTCGGTTACCTATGGATGCTTCATCAAATACATAAAGTAGTAAGCTTTGAAGATCGTGTAAAGCTTTGGGAAGACAGAAAAGAGAGCTAA
- the hisA gene encoding 1-(5-phosphoribosyl)-5-[(5-phosphoribosylamino)methylideneamino]imidazole-4-carboxamide isomerase codes for MIIYPAIDIKDRSCVRLRQGRAEESTVYFDNPVNAGILWAGKGSKTIHVVDLDGAFKGEYVNLDIIKELKYKTGLFVQMGGGIRDKDAVKTILGAGIDRIIIGSAAIKDINFVKWAVENYDDKIAVSIDCMNKRVAYNGWKGISDIFVLDFADSLINAGVKTIIYTDISKDGMLTGPDMEGLKEIRDKTHINIIASGGVTTIEDIKALKNMSIDGAIIGRALYDGNLKIEKALEVATCS; via the coding sequence ATGATTATATATCCGGCAATAGACATAAAGGATAGAAGCTGCGTTCGTTTAAGGCAGGGAAGGGCAGAGGAAAGCACAGTCTATTTTGATAACCCCGTTAATGCGGGAATTTTATGGGCCGGCAAGGGTTCAAAAACCATACATGTGGTGGATTTGGACGGTGCCTTTAAGGGAGAATACGTAAACCTTGATATTATAAAGGAATTAAAGTATAAAACAGGACTTTTTGTTCAGATGGGCGGAGGCATAAGGGATAAGGATGCCGTAAAAACCATACTGGGCGCCGGCATTGACAGGATAATCATAGGTTCTGCCGCAATCAAGGATATCAATTTTGTAAAATGGGCAGTTGAGAATTATGATGATAAAATTGCCGTGTCTATTGACTGCATGAACAAAAGGGTTGCATATAACGGCTGGAAGGGTATATCCGATATATTTGTTCTGGATTTTGCAGACAGCCTTATAAATGCAGGGGTTAAAACCATAATTTATACAGATATAAGCAAGGATGGCATGCTGACGGGCCCTGATATGGAAGGATTGAAGGAAATAAGGGATAAAACACATATAAATATAATAGCATCAGGCGGCGTTACAACAATAGAAGATATAAAAGCTCTTAAAAATATGAGCATAGACGGTGCCATAATAGGAAGGGCATTATATGACGGCAATTTGAAAATTGAAAAGGCT
- the hisZ gene encoding ATP phosphoribosyltransferase regulatory subunit produces MNEYIFKTPEGFNDLLYNECYNRTEVEGIVRNIFNTHGYMEVDTPTLEYYDLFSCKIDALPQERMFKLFDLKGRILVLRPDITVPIMRMSITKMEKLDYPIRLSYFGNVFRNDLKNLINCEYRQAGIEILGAASISADAEIIGVTIETLLKTGVEDFRIDIGQVKLFKALTSSIYDEELLNNIHEAVSNKDRYSIEKLLEQSDIPDEKKQGLLRLPWLFGTTEIIDGIEEYFTGSDERKALEELKSLINILRYWGYEKYISIDLGMVQSLNYYSGIIFRGYATECGFSICWGGRYDYLSQNFDRNISSAGCALGINRIIEVLGRKGSLKEMKSADYLITTWNGILNDVAFKISNNLRSKGFIVENDLVYDDKKTLEYCKNRGINKIIKVLDNDIVLIKDLVNDSEVKYSLSCLIG; encoded by the coding sequence ATGAACGAATATATCTTTAAGACTCCCGAGGGATTTAATGACTTATTATATAACGAATGCTATAACAGGACAGAAGTTGAAGGCATTGTAAGGAATATTTTCAATACTCACGGCTATATGGAGGTTGATACGCCTACGCTTGAATATTATGACCTGTTCAGCTGCAAAATTGATGCCCTGCCTCAGGAGAGGATGTTCAAGCTCTTTGATTTAAAGGGACGGATACTGGTTTTAAGGCCGGATATCACCGTTCCCATAATGAGGATGTCCATAACAAAGATGGAAAAGCTTGATTATCCCATAAGGCTAAGCTATTTCGGCAATGTTTTCAGAAATGATTTAAAGAACTTAATTAACTGTGAGTACCGGCAGGCAGGTATAGAAATACTGGGTGCCGCCTCAATTTCAGCAGATGCTGAAATCATAGGAGTTACAATAGAAACCCTTTTAAAAACAGGGGTTGAGGATTTCAGGATTGATATCGGCCAGGTAAAGTTGTTTAAAGCATTGACATCTTCAATATATGACGAGGAGCTTTTGAATAATATACATGAGGCAGTATCCAATAAAGACAGATATTCCATAGAAAAACTTTTGGAGCAATCAGATATACCCGATGAAAAAAAGCAAGGCCTATTAAGGCTTCCATGGCTCTTTGGCACTACAGAAATAATTGACGGCATAGAAGAATATTTTACAGGTTCTGATGAAAGAAAAGCCCTTGAAGAACTTAAATCCCTGATAAATATTTTAAGGTATTGGGGATATGAAAAATATATATCAATCGATTTGGGAATGGTCCAAAGCCTCAACTATTACAGCGGAATTATTTTTAGGGGCTATGCAACGGAATGCGGATTTTCAATTTGCTGGGGAGGAAGATATGACTATCTGTCGCAGAATTTTGACAGGAACATATCTTCAGCCGGCTGCGCATTAGGTATAAATCGCATTATTGAAGTTTTGGGAAGGAAGGGGAGTTTGAAGGAAATGAAAAGCGCCGATTATTTGATAACAACCTGGAACGGAATACTTAATGATGTGGCATTCAAAATATCAAACAACTTAAGAAGCAAAGGATTCATAGTAGAAAACGATTTGGTGTACGACGATAAAAAGACCCTGGAATATTGCAAAAACAGGGGTATAAATAAAATAATAAAGGTCCTGGACAATGATATTGTACTTATAAAGGATTTGGTAAATGACAGTGAGGTTAAATACAGTTTAAGCTGTTTAATAGGTTAG
- a CDS encoding metallophosphoesterase → MMKKHADKGKKIISIILALISLIIFCYWQNNSIAITKSDYKNPKIPKEFEGFVIAQISDLHNKEFGNNQNILLDKLKSISPDIIVVTGDLIDRRKYNLEISMEFIEGAVEIAPVYYVSGNHEEWSGKYEDIKSGLLNAGVKVLDDEKDSISIENASIDILGLRDPDFYTSNYLEGTKTAQLEANLKKWTNDNGFKILLSHRPELFDLYVKSNMDLIFSGHAHGGQVRLPFIGGLVAPDQGFFPKYTSGHHVKNNSTMYISRGLGNSIIPLRIFNRPEIVEVTLKNTN, encoded by the coding sequence ATGATGAAAAAACACGCAGATAAAGGTAAAAAAATTATATCTATCATTCTCGCTTTAATAAGCTTAATTATATTTTGCTATTGGCAGAACAACAGTATAGCTATAACAAAATCAGATTATAAAAACCCTAAAATCCCAAAAGAATTTGAAGGGTTTGTAATTGCACAAATTTCCGATTTACATAACAAGGAATTCGGAAACAATCAAAATATATTGCTGGATAAATTAAAAAGTATTTCTCCGGATATAATAGTAGTTACAGGAGATTTGATAGACAGGCGGAAATACAATCTTGAAATTTCTATGGAATTCATTGAAGGTGCAGTTGAAATAGCTCCTGTGTATTATGTATCCGGCAACCACGAGGAGTGGTCAGGCAAATATGAAGATATAAAGTCTGGCCTTTTAAATGCGGGGGTAAAGGTTCTTGATGATGAAAAAGATAGCATTTCAATTGAAAACGCTTCTATTGACATATTAGGCTTAAGGGACCCTGACTTCTATACGTCTAACTATTTGGAGGGCACAAAAACAGCCCAATTGGAAGCAAACTTAAAAAAGTGGACGAATGATAATGGTTTTAAAATATTGCTTTCACACCGTCCGGAGCTATTTGATTTATATGTTAAAAGCAATATGGATTTGATATTTTCCGGCCATGCACATGGAGGCCAGGTAAGACTGCCATTTATAGGAGGCTTGGTTGCCCCTGACCAGGGTTTTTTCCCTAAATATACAAGCGGGCATCACGTTAAAAACAACTCAACTATGTATATTAGCAGAGGCTTAGGCAACAGCATAATCCCCCTAAGAATTTTTAACAGGCCTGAAATTGTAGAAGTAACCTTAAAAAACACAAATTAA
- a CDS encoding DUF2500 domain-containing protein translates to MDPFGGFGSIMFTIIPLMVFMGFIFVFGMIIFSLVRGATQWKKNNQSPILTVPAAVVTKRTDVHHHSHHHHNSGTNNIHHSSSSTTYYVTFEVESGSRMEFHVHDNEYGMLVEGDMGKLTFQGTRYLGFERIK, encoded by the coding sequence ATGGATCCTTTTGGCGGCTTTGGCAGCATTATGTTTACTATAATACCTTTAATGGTATTTATGGGGTTTATATTCGTATTTGGTATGATTATTTTTAGCTTAGTCAGGGGAGCTACCCAATGGAAGAAAAATAATCAATCTCCAATCTTGACGGTTCCGGCGGCAGTGGTTACAAAACGCACTGATGTTCATCATCATAGTCACCATCACCACAACTCCGGTACAAATAATATCCATCATTCCTCATCATCAACTACCTATTATGTCACTTTTGAAGTGGAAAGCGGCAGCCGCATGGAATTTCATGTTCACGATAACGAATATGGAATGCTGGTAGAAGGTGATATGGGAAAACTAACCTTTCAGGGCACCCGTTATTTAGGATTTGAACGGATAAAATAA
- a CDS encoding VOC family protein yields the protein MKIKYVHTNIIANDWKKVSLFYQKVFGCKPIPPERNLKGEWVDKLTGLPDAHITGEHLALPGYEGSFPTLEIFSYGSMINNNSKEINNVGFGHLAFEVDDVENVLQRIKEEGGGQVGELIKAEYPNNVIATLVYAKDIEGNIIELQSWETKSDV from the coding sequence ATGAAAATAAAATATGTGCACACCAATATAATCGCTAATGACTGGAAAAAAGTTTCTTTGTTTTATCAAAAGGTTTTCGGATGCAAACCAATCCCCCCGGAGCGCAATTTAAAAGGGGAATGGGTTGATAAACTAACCGGTCTTCCTGATGCACATATAACCGGAGAGCATTTGGCACTGCCGGGATATGAAGGAAGCTTCCCAACCTTGGAGATTTTTTCATATGGCAGTATGATAAATAATAATTCAAAGGAAATAAATAATGTGGGTTTTGGCCATTTGGCTTTTGAAGTAGATGATGTAGAAAATGTCTTGCAAAGGATTAAAGAAGAGGGCGGAGGACAGGTCGGTGAATTAATAAAAGCTGAATATCCCAACAATGTTATTGCTACTCTTGTATATGCAAAAGATATAGAAGGCAATATAATCGAATTGCAAAGCTGGGAAACTAAAAGTGATGTATGA
- the hisH gene encoding imidazole glycerol phosphate synthase subunit HisH, which yields MIAIIDYGMGNLKNIYKAMEYVGAKCCITSDPNFIRSSDGVILPGVGAFKDAIDCIKENKLEEAIIKSVKDKKPFLGICLGMQLLFEKSFENGIHDGLGILKGEVKMIPEGVKIPHMGWNSLKIKKNRDPILQGLDESNVYFVHSYYCEPKDTITSSVTDYGVDITASVSSANVFGLQFHPEKSGQAGLKMLDNFRRMVK from the coding sequence ATGATTGCAATTATAGATTACGGAATGGGAAACCTTAAAAACATATATAAAGCCATGGAATATGTGGGAGCTAAATGCTGTATAACCTCTGATCCAAACTTTATCAGAAGCAGCGACGGAGTTATACTTCCCGGAGTAGGAGCCTTCAAAGATGCCATTGATTGCATTAAAGAAAATAAATTAGAAGAAGCAATAATCAAATCCGTTAAAGATAAAAAGCCTTTTTTAGGAATTTGCCTAGGTATGCAGCTTCTCTTTGAAAAGAGCTTTGAAAACGGTATTCACGACGGGTTAGGCATTTTAAAAGGAGAAGTTAAAATGATACCTGAAGGTGTTAAAATACCTCATATGGGATGGAACAGCCTGAAAATTAAGAAGAACCGGGACCCCATATTGCAGGGACTTGATGAAAGCAACGTTTATTTTGTACATTCCTATTATTGTGAACCTAAGGACACCATAACTTCTTCCGTTACCGATTATGGAGTTGATATCACTGCCTCTGTTTCTTCTGCCAATGTTTTTGGACTTCAGTTTCACCCTGAAAAATCAGGACAGGCAGGACTTAAAATGCTTGATAATTTCAGGAGGATGGTTAAATGA
- the hisD gene encoding histidinol dehydrogenase, translating into MIRVLNGNEKDIINFLKSRQQNENEEIRKKVWDVLKGVKSKGDKAVFDYCKIFDHSEINDKNIMLTNEEISEAYDKVDADFIRIINAAKTNIEEFHKNQIQKPWFMTRSDGSILGQKVMPLDSVGIYVPGGTASYPSSVLMNSIPANLAGVRRIAMATPCKSGIINPYTIVAANECGVHEIYKIGGVHAVAAFAYGTDSVPKVDKIVGPGNIYVATAKKEVFGNVDIDMIAGPSEILIIADENANSKFIAADMMSQAEHDVLASSILLTTSQKLIDEVIIELERQCELLDRKDIILKSLDDYGAAIKVQSIEKAVELSNKIAPEHLEIMVKNPIELLDSIKNAGSIFLGDYSPEPLGDYFAGPNHVLPTGGSAAFFSPLSVDAFIKKSSFIYYSKSGLEKVSDDIQSFAAYEGLSAHGNSIKVRF; encoded by the coding sequence ATGATTAGAGTTCTCAATGGCAATGAAAAAGATATAATTAATTTCTTAAAATCCCGGCAGCAAAATGAAAATGAAGAAATAAGAAAAAAGGTTTGGGATGTGCTTAAAGGGGTTAAGTCAAAGGGAGACAAGGCGGTTTTTGATTATTGCAAAATATTTGACCATTCGGAAATAAACGATAAAAATATTATGTTGACAAATGAGGAAATCAGTGAAGCTTATGATAAAGTGGATGCTGATTTTATCAGGATAATAAATGCTGCCAAAACCAATATAGAAGAGTTTCATAAAAACCAGATTCAAAAGCCCTGGTTTATGACAAGAAGCGACGGTTCAATTTTAGGCCAGAAGGTGATGCCCTTAGACAGTGTCGGAATATATGTGCCTGGAGGTACAGCTTCATATCCTTCATCGGTTTTAATGAATTCCATACCCGCAAATCTTGCAGGAGTAAGAAGGATTGCCATGGCCACTCCCTGTAAAAGCGGAATTATAAATCCTTATACAATAGTAGCCGCAAATGAATGCGGAGTACATGAAATATATAAAATAGGAGGGGTTCATGCAGTAGCTGCCTTTGCCTACGGCACAGATTCAGTGCCTAAGGTAGATAAAATAGTGGGGCCCGGTAATATATATGTGGCAACTGCTAAAAAAGAGGTCTTTGGAAATGTTGATATAGACATGATAGCAGGCCCCAGTGAAATACTTATTATTGCAGATGAAAATGCAAACAGCAAATTCATAGCTGCCGATATGATGTCCCAGGCTGAGCATGATGTGCTTGCTTCCTCCATACTTTTAACGACATCTCAAAAATTAATTGATGAAGTAATAATTGAGCTTGAAAGACAGTGCGAGCTATTAGACAGAAAAGATATAATTTTGAAATCTTTAGATGATTATGGTGCTGCAATCAAGGTCCAAAGCATTGAAAAAGCCGTTGAATTATCCAATAAAATAGCTCCTGAGCACCTTGAAATCATGGTAAAAAACCCTATAGAGCTTTTAGATTCCATAAAAAATGCAGGCTCCATTTTCTTGGGCGATTATTCTCCCGAGCCTTTAGGCGATTATTTTGCAGGACCTAATCATGTGCTTCCCACCGGAGGCAGCGCAGCTTTCTTTTCACCCTTATCCGTAGATGCATTTATAAAGAAATCAAGCTTTATATACTACAGCAAATCAGGCCTTGAAAAGGTAAGTGATGATATTCAAAGCTTTGCAGCCTATGAAGGATTATCTGCCCATGGAAACTCCATAAAAGTGAGGTTTTAA